The Saccharomonospora cyanea NA-134 genome includes a region encoding these proteins:
- a CDS encoding dihydrodipicolinate synthase family protein: MVAIPLPKPDGTLETWSPSGRGIPDAPRTPASTRVAYAAAHVVADPFAGHDPTQTVALDWDSTLAFRRHLWSCGLGVAEAMDTAQRGMGLDWRTTTELVRRTGAEARSCGGAWVAGVGTDQLPAGPASADDIVAAWREQLELVSGEGAVPVVMASRALAATATGPDDYHRAYGALLSEAQGPVLLHWLGEQFDPALTGYWGHRDITAAADELAALCAEHSSVVAGVKVSVLDAEVERRFRAALPEGVACYTGDDFHYPELIAGDDNGHSEALLGIFDPIAPVAGAALARLDEGDRAGFTELLEPTVALSREIFRAPTQHYKVGVVFLAYLAGHQRHFRMVGGLESARSIVHLSEVLRLADRAGVLPDPELAAARMRPLLQAAGVSL, from the coding sequence ATGGTCGCAATACCGCTGCCGAAGCCCGACGGGACGCTCGAAACGTGGTCACCGTCCGGCCGAGGCATCCCCGACGCGCCCAGGACCCCGGCCTCGACACGCGTCGCGTACGCGGCCGCCCACGTGGTCGCCGATCCCTTCGCCGGGCACGATCCCACGCAGACCGTCGCACTCGACTGGGACTCCACCCTCGCCTTCCGGCGCCACCTCTGGTCGTGCGGACTCGGCGTGGCCGAGGCCATGGACACCGCGCAGCGCGGCATGGGACTCGACTGGAGGACCACCACCGAACTGGTCCGGCGCACGGGCGCCGAGGCGAGGTCCTGCGGCGGGGCGTGGGTCGCCGGCGTCGGCACCGACCAGCTCCCCGCGGGGCCCGCCTCGGCCGACGACATCGTGGCGGCCTGGCGGGAACAACTGGAGCTCGTCAGCGGCGAGGGCGCGGTGCCCGTCGTCATGGCCAGCCGCGCACTCGCGGCCACCGCGACCGGCCCGGACGACTACCACCGCGCGTACGGCGCCCTGTTGTCGGAGGCGCAGGGTCCGGTGTTGCTGCACTGGCTCGGCGAACAGTTCGACCCCGCACTCACCGGATACTGGGGGCACCGCGACATCACCGCGGCGGCCGACGAACTCGCCGCGCTCTGTGCCGAGCACTCCTCCGTGGTCGCCGGGGTGAAGGTGTCGGTGCTCGACGCCGAGGTGGAGCGCCGGTTCCGCGCGGCACTGCCCGAGGGCGTGGCCTGCTACACCGGGGACGACTTCCACTACCCCGAGCTCATCGCGGGCGACGACAACGGTCACAGCGAGGCGCTGCTCGGCATCTTCGACCCGATCGCCCCCGTGGCCGGGGCGGCGCTGGCCCGGCTCGACGAGGGCGACCGGGCGGGGTTCACCGAACTGCTGGAGCCGACGGTGGCGTTGTCCCGCGAGATCTTCCGGGCGCCCACCCAGCACTACAAGGTGGGCGTGGTGTTCCTGGCGTACCTGGCGGGGCACCAGCGGCACTTCCGCATGGTCGGCGGGCTGGAGTCGGCGCGGTCGATCGTCCACCTGTCCGAGGTGTTGCGGCTGGCCGATCGCGCGGGCGTGCTGCCCGATCCGGAGCTGGCCGCCGCGCGGATGCGACCGCTGCTCCAGGCGGCGGGGGTGAGCCTGTGA
- a CDS encoding mandelate racemase/muconate lactonizing enzyme family protein has translation MIADLTIERVETFAVALPTLRSFGVSGGAVATAGQPSVRVLVKVSADGVCGWGEATPIPAWTYETAESIVTTIDRYLAPAVLGRAGWDLDGVTGAFDRAINRGFTIGAPLAKAAVDTALHDLLGRALGVPVGMLWGQRRRERLTLGWMVSGQTPAEVADHVTEGREAGYEAFKVKIGLHGERDDLAVVAAVREAAGDDAPLWVDANQGFSVDAALRVSHELHRLGVTAFEQPLPANDIVGLRRLKDSSPVPVALDESLRHPSDLATFVRLDAVDVAIAKVQRSGGLTLSRRLCSLAQDCGVRLMGSGLTDSDVGLAASLHLFGAFGIDTPVDLNGRQFVDSVYADGVRVDGGVAQVPTGPGLGVDVDEATVRKLAVNVLD, from the coding sequence GTGATCGCGGATCTGACCATCGAGCGGGTGGAGACCTTCGCCGTCGCACTGCCGACCCTGCGGTCGTTCGGGGTTTCCGGCGGCGCGGTGGCGACGGCGGGCCAGCCGAGTGTGCGCGTGCTGGTGAAAGTCAGCGCCGACGGGGTGTGCGGCTGGGGCGAGGCCACGCCCATCCCCGCGTGGACATACGAGACCGCCGAGTCGATCGTCACGACCATCGACCGCTACCTGGCGCCCGCCGTGCTCGGCCGGGCGGGTTGGGATCTCGACGGCGTCACAGGCGCGTTCGACCGGGCGATCAACCGGGGTTTCACGATCGGCGCCCCGCTGGCCAAGGCCGCGGTGGACACCGCACTGCACGACCTGCTGGGCCGGGCCCTCGGCGTTCCCGTCGGCATGCTGTGGGGGCAGCGCAGGCGGGAGCGGCTCACGCTCGGCTGGATGGTGTCCGGGCAGACACCCGCCGAGGTGGCCGACCACGTCACCGAGGGCCGCGAGGCGGGCTACGAGGCGTTCAAGGTGAAGATCGGCCTGCACGGCGAGCGTGACGACCTCGCCGTGGTCGCGGCCGTGCGCGAGGCCGCGGGCGACGACGCACCGCTGTGGGTGGACGCGAACCAGGGCTTCAGCGTCGACGCCGCCCTGCGGGTGAGCCACGAACTGCACCGGCTCGGGGTGACCGCGTTCGAACAACCGTTGCCTGCCAACGACATCGTCGGCCTGCGTCGGCTGAAGGACTCCTCCCCCGTGCCCGTGGCCCTCGACGAGAGCCTGCGGCACCCGAGCGATCTCGCCACGTTCGTCCGGCTCGACGCCGTGGACGTCGCCATCGCGAAGGTCCAGCGCAGCGGCGGGCTGACACTGTCACGACGGTTGTGCTCGCTGGCGCAGGACTGCGGCGTGCGGCTCATGGGGTCGGGACTCACCGACTCCGACGTCGGCCTCGCCGCGTCGCTGCACCTGTTCGGCGCGTTCGGCATCGACACGCCCGTCGACCTCAACGGCAGGCAGTTCGTCGACTCCGTCTACGCCGACGGCGTACGCGTCGACGGCGGTGTCGCGCAGGTGCCGACCGGTCCGGGCCTCGGCGTGGACGTGGACGAGGCGACGGTCCGCAAACTGGCGGTCAACGTCCTCGACTGA
- a CDS encoding LacI family DNA-binding transcriptional regulator, whose amino-acid sequence MDAHPHVTLSDVARAAEVSLATASRALNGTTKVRADLRERVLAAARRLAYAPNAHAQALAGGTHRTVGVVCHDVSDPYFASIARGVMRVAGDRGLLVMLASTFRDPQKEIAYVSMLRAQRASAILLVGSGFEDRAWSKALTEELEPYQRGGGQVAVVSRHRNVRADSVQPENKRGAAKLARTLLDLGHRRFTVLAGPRRLTTVVDRLTGFRQALTEAGVELSEDDVFESTFTRDGGYTAMRQALDRGLESTCVFAVTDVMAIGALTALREAGVSVPDDVSLAGFDDIPVVRDLTPSLTTVALPLEELGERAMELALRGEKGTRSRVVRVPAEVVVRDSTKEVRA is encoded by the coding sequence ATGGACGCTCACCCCCATGTCACCCTGTCCGACGTCGCGCGAGCAGCCGAGGTGTCCCTGGCCACCGCATCCCGCGCGCTGAACGGCACCACGAAGGTGCGCGCCGACCTACGGGAGCGTGTCCTCGCCGCCGCGAGACGGCTCGCGTACGCGCCCAACGCCCACGCCCAGGCCCTCGCGGGGGGCACCCACCGCACGGTCGGTGTCGTGTGCCACGACGTCAGCGACCCCTACTTCGCCTCCATCGCCCGCGGTGTCATGCGCGTCGCCGGCGACAGGGGGCTGCTCGTGATGCTGGCGAGCACGTTCCGTGATCCGCAGAAGGAGATCGCGTACGTCTCGATGCTCCGCGCGCAGCGCGCCTCGGCGATCCTGCTCGTCGGCTCCGGGTTCGAGGACCGCGCCTGGAGCAAGGCGCTCACGGAGGAGTTGGAGCCCTACCAGCGCGGAGGCGGGCAGGTCGCCGTCGTGTCGCGCCACCGGAACGTGCGAGCCGACAGCGTGCAGCCCGAGAACAAGCGCGGCGCGGCGAAGCTCGCCCGCACCCTGCTCGACCTCGGGCATCGGCGCTTCACCGTGCTGGCGGGCCCGCGCAGGCTCACCACCGTGGTCGACCGGCTCACCGGCTTCCGCCAAGCCCTCACCGAAGCCGGGGTCGAACTGTCGGAGGACGACGTCTTCGAGTCCACCTTCACCCGCGACGGCGGCTACACCGCGATGCGGCAGGCCTTGGACCGCGGCCTGGAGTCCACCTGCGTGTTCGCCGTGACCGACGTCATGGCCATCGGCGCGCTCACCGCGCTGCGCGAGGCCGGGGTGAGCGTGCCCGACGACGTCTCGCTGGCCGGATTCGACGACATCCCGGTGGTGCGGGATCTGACACCGAGCCTCACCACCGTCGCACTTCCGTTGGAAGAACTGGGAGAACGGGCCATGGAACTCGCGCTACGCGGCGAGAAGGGCACGCGCAGCCGCGTGGTGCGGGTGCCCGCCGAAGTCGTGGTGCGCGACAGTACGAAGGAGGTTCGGGCGTGA
- a CDS encoding ABC transporter permease: protein MVTPSRSSTPESPVRPPEGPAEAAAERARPSTAQRFVAFVERSWRPIALLAALFVAWWVVTAAELVEPYLVPSPGDTFAAIAEAPDYFWQHTWTTTYETLLGFVIATAIGVASALVMVQSPTVEKTLYPLLLFAQVIPKIAIAPLFVVWLGFGLGPKIVVAVLMAFFPVVISMVTGLKSVDPEMLELSATMGAKPGQTFWKIRFPASLPHLFSGLKVAATMAVTGAVVGEFVGADAGLGYVILQANGNLDTPVLFAGLLIMSVLGVLLFALVEWLEHLVLPWHASRRADTVTTTL, encoded by the coding sequence ATGGTCACGCCGAGTCGGTCATCGACCCCGGAGTCACCCGTGCGGCCGCCGGAGGGGCCCGCGGAGGCCGCCGCCGAACGCGCGCGGCCCTCCACCGCGCAGCGTTTCGTCGCGTTCGTGGAACGCTCCTGGCGCCCGATCGCGTTGCTGGCGGCGCTGTTCGTCGCATGGTGGGTCGTGACCGCGGCCGAGTTGGTCGAGCCCTACCTCGTGCCGTCTCCCGGCGACACCTTCGCGGCCATCGCGGAGGCTCCGGACTACTTCTGGCAGCACACGTGGACCACGACCTACGAGACGTTGCTGGGCTTCGTCATCGCCACCGCGATCGGTGTCGCCTCCGCGCTGGTGATGGTGCAGTCGCCGACGGTCGAGAAGACGCTGTACCCGCTGCTGTTGTTCGCCCAGGTGATCCCGAAGATCGCGATCGCGCCGCTGTTCGTGGTGTGGCTCGGGTTCGGGCTCGGCCCCAAGATCGTCGTAGCGGTCCTCATGGCGTTCTTCCCCGTGGTGATCTCGATGGTCACGGGGCTGAAGTCGGTCGATCCCGAGATGCTGGAGCTGTCCGCCACCATGGGAGCGAAGCCGGGCCAGACCTTCTGGAAGATCCGTTTCCCCGCGTCGTTGCCGCACCTGTTCTCCGGCCTGAAGGTGGCGGCGACCATGGCGGTCACGGGTGCGGTCGTCGGTGAGTTCGTCGGCGCCGACGCCGGGCTGGGCTACGTCATCCTCCAGGCCAACGGCAACCTCGACACCCCGGTGCTGTTCGCGGGACTGCTGATCATGTCGGTTCTCGGGGTGCTGCTGTTCGCGCTCGTGGAATGGCTGGAGCACCTCGTGCTGCCGTGGCACGCCAGCCGCCGTGCCGACACCGTGACGACCACTCTGTAG
- a CDS encoding ABC transporter substrate-binding protein, with amino-acid sequence MKRLSALVAGTALLFAAGCGGSGPETTTNAEGKELTKVTLTLNWYPYGEHAPFYYGKTEGIYEDHGIDLEIRAGQGSQKTVQATAAGQTDFGWADTPALLAGVSQGLDVKSVGVFLQTTPSSVQFFSEQGIDSVADLKGKTIATTAGDALSATFPAFLAANGLSENDVKTQNTDAAGKMAAVMSGQTDALLGYATDQGPTMQEKAGKEVSYLRFADHGLNFYSNGLLTSQDMLDEHRDLVRRMVDATSEAWAAASQDQQAAVAAMEGASEQLPSAQVLADQLASTLELLHTENTEGQRPGVNVEEDWRATIEVFHSAGVISKAEEPSAYWEANLSPEE; translated from the coding sequence ATGAAACGACTGTCCGCGCTCGTCGCAGGTACCGCGCTCCTGTTCGCCGCAGGTTGCGGCGGCTCCGGCCCCGAGACCACGACCAACGCCGAGGGCAAGGAACTCACGAAGGTCACCCTGACCCTCAACTGGTACCCGTACGGCGAGCACGCGCCCTTCTACTACGGCAAGACCGAGGGCATCTACGAAGACCACGGCATCGACCTGGAGATCAGGGCGGGGCAGGGGTCGCAGAAGACCGTGCAGGCCACCGCCGCGGGCCAGACCGACTTCGGTTGGGCGGACACGCCCGCGCTGCTGGCGGGCGTGTCCCAGGGCCTCGACGTGAAGAGCGTGGGTGTGTTCCTCCAGACGACCCCGTCGTCGGTGCAGTTCTTCAGCGAGCAGGGCATCGACTCGGTGGCCGATCTCAAGGGCAAGACCATCGCCACCACCGCGGGCGACGCGCTGAGCGCCACGTTCCCCGCCTTCCTCGCCGCCAACGGCCTCAGCGAGAACGACGTGAAAACGCAGAACACCGACGCCGCGGGCAAGATGGCCGCGGTCATGTCGGGCCAGACCGACGCGTTGCTCGGTTACGCCACCGACCAGGGGCCGACCATGCAGGAGAAGGCGGGCAAGGAGGTCTCGTACCTCCGCTTCGCCGACCACGGCCTCAACTTCTACAGCAACGGCCTGCTGACCTCCCAGGACATGCTCGACGAGCACCGTGACCTCGTGCGGCGCATGGTGGACGCCACGAGCGAGGCGTGGGCCGCGGCCTCGCAGGACCAGCAGGCGGCGGTGGCGGCCATGGAAGGTGCCTCCGAGCAGTTGCCGTCGGCGCAGGTGCTGGCCGACCAGCTCGCCTCCACGCTGGAGTTGCTGCACACCGAGAACACCGAGGGGCAGCGGCCCGGCGTGAACGTCGAGGAGGACTGGCGCGCCACGATCGAGGTGTTCCACTCCGCGGGCGTCATCTCCAAGGCCGAGGAGCCCAGCGCCTACTGGGAAGCCAACCTGAGTCCTGAGGAATGA
- a CDS encoding ABC transporter ATP-binding protein translates to MSSYAVEISDVTVRFRTKKRDVLALREVTLNVEPGEFIAIVGPSGCGKSTLLKLTSGLLAPSTGSVRLHGEDVTGPRKDVGYVFQKAALLEWRTARKNILLQAEMRHLPAREAQQRADELIEMTGLAGFEDAYPHELSGGMQQRVALCRALLHRPPVLLMDEPFGALDALTREQMNVELRRIWQETGTTVLLVTHSISEAVYLADRVVMVTARPGTVAGVVDVDLPVERDYGRTMADPEFARATQHIRDHLGAAQAAVVGD, encoded by the coding sequence ATGTCGAGCTACGCGGTCGAGATCTCCGACGTGACGGTGCGGTTCCGCACGAAGAAGCGCGACGTCCTGGCGCTGCGCGAGGTCACCCTGAACGTCGAGCCCGGCGAGTTCATCGCCATCGTCGGTCCGTCGGGATGCGGCAAGTCCACGCTGTTGAAACTCACCTCGGGCCTGCTGGCTCCGTCGACGGGTAGCGTGCGCCTGCATGGCGAGGACGTGACCGGCCCCCGTAAGGACGTGGGCTACGTGTTCCAGAAGGCCGCACTGCTGGAATGGCGCACGGCGAGGAAGAACATCCTGCTGCAGGCCGAGATGCGGCACCTGCCGGCGCGGGAGGCGCAGCAGCGGGCCGACGAGCTCATCGAGATGACGGGGCTGGCCGGTTTCGAGGACGCCTACCCGCACGAGCTGTCGGGCGGGATGCAGCAGCGCGTGGCGTTGTGCCGGGCTCTGCTCCACCGGCCCCCCGTGTTGCTCATGGACGAGCCGTTCGGCGCGCTCGACGCACTCACCAGGGAGCAGATGAACGTCGAGCTGCGACGCATCTGGCAGGAGACCGGCACCACCGTGCTCCTGGTGACCCACTCGATCTCCGAGGCGGTGTACCTGGCCGACCGGGTCGTCATGGTCACGGCTCGTCCGGGCACGGTGGCCGGGGTGGTCGACGTCGACCTTCCCGTGGAGCGTGACTACGGCAGGACGATGGCGGACCCCGAGTTCGCGCGCGCCACCCAGCACATCCGCGACCACCTCGGTGCGGCCCAGGCGGCGGTCGTGGGCGACTGA
- a CDS encoding Gfo/Idh/MocA family protein has product MAGLKERSVGIVMNGVTGRMGYRQHLVRSILAIREQGGLAMPDGTVLRPEPILVGRNEAKLAAIAKRHQLDSWTTDLDEALADSSAEIYFDAQVTSRRAESVRKAVAAGLHVYTEKPIAEDTETALELARVAATAGVKVGVVQDKLFLPGLLKLKRLVDGGFFGRILSVRGEFGYWVFEGDWQEAQRPSWNYRAEDGGGIIVDMFCHWRYVLEDIFGPVRSVQALAATHVPQRVNEQGNPYTCTADDAAYGIFELDGGVVAQINSSWTTRVFRDELVEFQVDGTEGSAVAGLRRCRVQHRSVTPKPVWNPDLPATEDFRAQWQEVPDNAEFDNGFKAQWELFLKHVVCDEPFPWDFLAGARGVQLAELGLRSAREGRRIAVDELTL; this is encoded by the coding sequence ATGGCGGGACTCAAGGAGCGGTCGGTCGGGATCGTGATGAACGGCGTCACCGGGCGCATGGGGTACCGGCAACATCTCGTGCGCTCGATCCTGGCGATCCGGGAGCAGGGCGGCCTGGCGATGCCCGACGGAACCGTGCTCCGGCCCGAACCGATCCTGGTGGGACGCAACGAGGCGAAGCTGGCCGCGATCGCCAAGCGGCACCAGCTCGACAGCTGGACCACCGACCTCGACGAGGCGTTGGCCGACTCGTCGGCCGAGATCTACTTCGACGCGCAGGTCACCAGCCGCAGGGCCGAGTCCGTGCGCAAGGCGGTGGCCGCGGGTCTGCACGTGTACACGGAGAAACCCATCGCCGAGGACACGGAGACGGCGCTGGAGCTGGCCCGGGTCGCCGCCACCGCCGGCGTGAAGGTCGGCGTGGTGCAGGACAAGTTGTTCCTGCCCGGCCTTCTGAAGCTGAAACGGCTGGTGGACGGCGGGTTCTTCGGCCGCATCCTCTCGGTGCGCGGTGAGTTCGGCTACTGGGTGTTCGAGGGTGACTGGCAGGAGGCGCAGCGGCCGTCCTGGAACTACCGGGCCGAGGACGGCGGCGGCATCATCGTCGACATGTTCTGCCACTGGCGTTACGTGCTGGAGGACATCTTCGGTCCGGTGCGCTCGGTGCAGGCGCTGGCCGCCACCCACGTTCCGCAGCGGGTGAACGAACAGGGCAACCCCTACACCTGCACTGCCGACGACGCCGCGTACGGCATCTTCGAACTCGACGGCGGCGTGGTGGCGCAGATCAACTCGTCGTGGACCACACGGGTGTTCCGTGACGAGCTGGTGGAGTTCCAGGTGGACGGTACGGAGGGCAGTGCCGTCGCGGGGCTGCGGCGATGCCGTGTGCAGCACCGGTCGGTGACTCCGAAACCGGTGTGGAACCCCGACCTCCCGGCCACCGAGGACTTCCGCGCACAGTGGCAGGAGGTGCCCGACAACGCGGAGTTCGACAACGGATTCAAAGCCCAGTGGGAGCTCTTCCTCAAGCACGTGGTGTGTGACGAGCCGTTTCCCTGGGACTTCCTGGCGGGCGCCCGTGGGGTACAGCTGGCCGAGCTCGGCCTGCGCTCGGCCCGCGAGGGCCGCAGGATCGCGGTCGACGAACTGACGCTGTAA
- a CDS encoding ThuA domain-containing protein, with translation MSGRRRARALGALLAMLMTVSVAAALPAGAQPRFSVLVFSKVTNFYHDSIPAGIAAIEQLGEQHGFEVEATDDASAFTDDNLARFDALVFNNTNSTPDSGDLLDADQRAALQRYVQGGGGWVGLHAASASERDWAWYEGLVGAIFDHHPTPQVGRVKVLDRAHPSTRDLPELWEQHEEWYNWKVNPTGRVHTLAQIKVRDGITGLDEGVDHPYSWCQNYDGGRSWFTAGGHAAEKFSDELFLSHLLGGIEWAAGAKPGDCSATQTGNFQRTVLVDEGLADPFELAVAPDRRVFYIQRTGALKVIDQESMEVTTALDFAYTPEMTSQSDGLLGLTLDPDFAENHHLYLLWSDPEEPRLNLSRFTVSDDNTVDRSSEARLLEIPTFRGEGRANSHMAGSITFDADGNLYVATGDNTDPFASDGFTPIDEREGRRAWDAQGTSANTNDLRGKVLRITPQPDGTYTIPEGNLFEPGTQKTRPEIYVMGLRNPFRITVDPATGALMVGDYGPDARQADPQRGPEGTVEFLRVTEAGNHGWPYCVGDNIPFNDYDFATGTSGEKFDCANPVNDSPNNTGLTELPPAQPAWVWYPYSASQEFPELGTGGGGPMGGPVYDYDPDNPSVTKFPEYFDGKFFAYELTRRWFKVMSVQQEGQTFTDPRFPPAHAGELLSINGIFADMEWIQPFDAHFGPDGSLYVIDFGEGSGTGRGGSNEGSAIYRIDYVADGRLPTAVISASTDSGKAPLEVRFSSDGSAGGDGEPVTFAWDFDGDGTTDSTEANPAHVYTEPGRYTARLTVTSTANPDLTATAVTTITAGNTRPTVEIVLPPDGGMFEFGDTIPFVVKVKDPEDRRIDCSQVVVQSQLGHDDHLHPMDNVTGCKGEITTDSGDSHGPGQNLYVALSAQYTDRGGKGGVPALTGSAHVTLEPRHKEAEHLEDTGGASGGVEVLSRDGASAGKRLGEIEHGDWVAYDPIHLMGIDSVTLGASSGGLGGTVELRADAPDGPLLGSVEVAPTGGWDTIVEHTVDLADHEGTMTLYVVFTNPGWSPDRPDLLSLDWLQFNGKGVAR, from the coding sequence ATGTCCGGTCGTCGACGTGCCCGAGCTCTGGGGGCGCTGCTCGCGATGCTGATGACCGTCAGCGTCGCGGCGGCGCTCCCCGCGGGGGCACAACCACGTTTCAGCGTCCTGGTCTTTTCCAAGGTCACGAACTTCTACCACGACTCGATTCCCGCGGGCATCGCGGCGATCGAACAGCTCGGTGAACAGCACGGCTTCGAGGTCGAGGCCACCGACGACGCCTCGGCGTTCACCGACGACAACCTCGCGCGTTTCGACGCGCTCGTCTTCAACAACACCAACTCGACACCGGACTCCGGTGACCTCCTCGACGCCGACCAGCGGGCCGCGCTCCAGCGGTACGTCCAGGGGGGTGGAGGCTGGGTCGGGTTGCACGCGGCCTCGGCCAGCGAGCGCGACTGGGCCTGGTACGAGGGGCTCGTGGGCGCGATCTTCGACCACCATCCCACGCCACAGGTGGGCCGGGTGAAGGTACTCGACCGCGCGCATCCGTCCACACGCGACCTTCCGGAGCTGTGGGAGCAGCACGAGGAGTGGTACAACTGGAAGGTCAACCCCACGGGCAGGGTCCACACGCTCGCGCAGATCAAGGTCCGGGACGGCATCACGGGGCTCGACGAGGGGGTCGACCACCCGTACTCGTGGTGCCAGAACTACGACGGCGGGCGCTCCTGGTTCACCGCGGGCGGCCACGCGGCCGAGAAGTTCTCCGACGAGCTGTTCCTGTCGCACCTGCTCGGTGGCATCGAGTGGGCGGCGGGCGCGAAGCCCGGTGACTGCTCGGCCACGCAGACGGGCAACTTCCAGCGCACGGTGCTGGTGGACGAGGGTCTGGCCGACCCGTTCGAGCTGGCTGTCGCGCCCGACCGCCGGGTCTTCTACATCCAGCGCACGGGCGCGCTCAAGGTGATCGACCAGGAGAGCATGGAGGTCACCACCGCGCTCGACTTCGCGTACACGCCGGAGATGACCAGCCAGTCCGACGGGCTGCTCGGTCTGACACTCGATCCGGACTTCGCCGAGAACCACCACCTCTACCTGCTGTGGTCGGACCCCGAGGAACCGCGGCTGAACCTCTCGCGGTTCACCGTGTCCGACGACAACACGGTGGACCGGTCCAGTGAGGCACGCCTGCTGGAGATCCCGACCTTCCGGGGTGAGGGCCGGGCCAACTCGCACATGGCGGGCTCCATCACGTTCGACGCCGACGGTAACCTCTACGTCGCCACCGGCGACAACACCGACCCGTTCGCCTCGGACGGTTTCACGCCCATCGACGAGCGTGAGGGCCGCCGGGCGTGGGACGCCCAGGGCACGTCGGCCAACACGAACGACCTGCGCGGCAAGGTCCTGCGCATCACCCCACAACCCGACGGCACGTACACGATCCCCGAGGGCAACCTCTTCGAGCCGGGCACGCAGAAGACCCGCCCCGAGATCTACGTGATGGGTCTGCGCAACCCGTTCCGCATCACCGTGGACCCGGCCACCGGCGCCCTGATGGTGGGTGACTACGGTCCGGACGCGCGGCAGGCCGACCCGCAGCGCGGTCCCGAGGGCACCGTGGAGTTCCTGCGTGTCACCGAGGCGGGCAACCACGGCTGGCCGTACTGCGTGGGCGACAACATTCCGTTCAACGACTACGACTTCGCCACCGGCACCTCGGGGGAGAAGTTCGACTGCGCCAACCCCGTGAACGACTCGCCCAACAACACCGGACTCACCGAGTTGCCGCCCGCGCAACCCGCGTGGGTGTGGTACCCGTACTCGGCGTCGCAGGAGTTCCCCGAGCTGGGCACCGGAGGCGGAGGGCCGATGGGCGGTCCGGTGTACGACTACGACCCTGACAACCCGAGCGTGACGAAGTTCCCGGAGTACTTCGACGGGAAGTTCTTCGCCTACGAGCTGACGCGCCGGTGGTTCAAGGTGATGTCGGTGCAGCAGGAGGGCCAGACGTTCACCGACCCCAGGTTCCCTCCCGCACACGCGGGCGAGCTGCTGTCGATCAACGGGATCTTCGCCGACATGGAGTGGATCCAGCCGTTCGACGCCCACTTCGGCCCCGACGGCTCGCTCTACGTCATCGACTTCGGTGAGGGCAGCGGCACGGGCCGGGGCGGCAGCAACGAGGGTTCGGCGATCTACCGCATCGACTACGTGGCCGACGGCAGGCTTCCCACGGCGGTGATCAGTGCCTCGACCGACTCGGGCAAGGCGCCGCTCGAAGTGCGGTTCTCCAGCGACGGGTCCGCCGGGGGCGACGGCGAGCCGGTGACGTTCGCGTGGGACTTCGACGGCGACGGCACCACCGACTCCACCGAGGCGAATCCGGCTCACGTCTACACCGAACCCGGCCGGTACACGGCGCGGTTGACGGTGACGAGCACCGCGAATCCCGACCTCACGGCGACGGCGGTCACCACGATCACGGCGGGGAACACGCGCCCGACGGTCGAGATCGTGCTGCCTCCGGACGGAGGGATGTTCGAATTCGGTGACACGATCCCGTTCGTCGTCAAGGTCAAGGACCCCGAGGACCGCAGGATCGACTGTTCACAAGTGGTGGTGCAGTCGCAGCTCGGCCACGACGACCACCTGCACCCGATGGACAACGTCACCGGCTGCAAGGGTGAGATCACCACCGACAGCGGCGACAGCCACGGTCCCGGCCAGAACCTGTACGTGGCGCTGAGCGCCCAGTACACCGATCGTGGTGGCAAGGGCGGTGTGCCCGCGCTCACCGGGTCCGCGCACGTCACGCTCGAACCGCGGCACAAGGAGGCCGAGCACCTGGAGGACACCGGGGGAGCCTCCGGTGGGGTCGAGGTGCTCTCCCGCGACGGTGCTTCGGCGGGCAAGCGGCTCGGCGAGATCGAGCACGGCGACTGGGTGGCCTACGACCCGATCCACCTGATGGGCATCGACTCCGTGACGCTCGGGGCCAGCTCGGGTGGGCTCGGCGGGACCGTCGAGCTGCGTGCCGACGCGCCGGACGGCCCGCTGCTCGGTTCGGTGGAGGTCGCCCCCACCGGCGGGTGGGACACGATCGTCGAGCACACCGTGGACCTCGCCGACCACGAGGGCACGATGACGCTCTACGTCGTGTTCACCAACCCCGGCTGGTCACCGGACCGGCCGGACCTGCTGTCACTCGACTGGCTCCAGTTCAACGGGAAGGGTGTGGCGCGATGA